The following are from one region of the Rosistilla carotiformis genome:
- a CDS encoding M48 family metallopeptidase, giving the protein MKQAKRYDRLNLRLIESQSSDAFAIAGGHLLITRGLLKTCESEAALVGVLAHELSHLDRGHLIIPLKQLKLARQPISFQKSMMWINLVTRPLRPEQEREADSDATEWMMAVGYSPRELASLLNRWDQQQQQTMPWMQFIPGFVKTHPNPGKRSRDVLLAADKLKLKFPEATYVGAQNLRQLTPKAKPQLP; this is encoded by the coding sequence ATGAAGCAAGCGAAGCGATATGACAGGCTAAACTTAAGACTAATCGAATCTCAAAGTTCTGATGCTTTTGCAATCGCGGGCGGTCACTTGTTGATCACTCGGGGGTTGTTGAAAACTTGCGAGAGCGAGGCGGCTTTGGTCGGCGTATTGGCGCATGAACTCAGTCACTTAGACCGCGGGCATTTGATCATCCCATTGAAGCAATTAAAGCTTGCTCGTCAACCGATTTCTTTCCAAAAGAGTATGATGTGGATCAACTTAGTCACGCGACCGCTTCGCCCCGAACAGGAGCGTGAAGCTGACAGCGATGCAACGGAGTGGATGATGGCGGTTGGCTACTCCCCTCGCGAGTTAGCAAGCCTCCTGAATCGCTGGGACCAGCAGCAACAACAAACGATGCCTTGGATGCAGTTCATACCTGGATTTGTAAAAACGCACCCGAATCCAGGCAAACGATCTCGTGACGTGCTACTCGCCGCAGACAAATTGAAGCTCAAATTTCCTGAAGCAACGTATGTCGGTGCGCAGAATCTACGGCAACTCACACCAAAAGCTAAACCTCAGTTACCATAA
- a CDS encoding tyrosine-type recombinase/integrase has translation MSADEFTRLVRAAETGNVVEGLSGADRAMLYILAAWTGYRRKELSSLTDASFDLDGTPPVVSIHARNSKRRKRDCVPLHEEVAKRFVSWRSQKEIAKGACLFTLSTPAGYPRKTAKMMKRDLAVARARWVDEGETDQEKERRSDSNFLTYQDADGAFADFHSNRHTFVTNLALSATNPKIAQSLARHSDVNLTMNVYSHVQMEQKAAAVGRLAAPPSLEVRCESDSLALRLAQDSVSGGHGSLHEHCEARQLSHLIR, from the coding sequence TTGAGTGCCGACGAGTTTACGCGTCTTGTGCGAGCTGCCGAAACCGGGAACGTCGTCGAAGGGCTCAGCGGGGCCGATCGCGCGATGCTCTACATCCTTGCCGCATGGACAGGCTACCGCCGCAAAGAACTCAGTTCACTGACAGATGCAAGTTTTGATTTGGACGGGACACCGCCAGTGGTTTCGATCCACGCTCGCAACAGCAAACGCAGGAAGCGCGATTGCGTTCCGCTGCACGAAGAAGTCGCCAAACGGTTCGTGTCCTGGCGTAGCCAGAAGGAAATCGCCAAAGGGGCTTGCCTGTTCACCCTGTCGACGCCTGCAGGCTACCCGCGAAAAACCGCCAAGATGATGAAACGAGACCTGGCCGTAGCGCGTGCACGCTGGGTCGATGAAGGCGAAACCGACCAAGAAAAGGAGCGTCGATCCGACTCCAATTTCCTGACCTACCAAGATGCCGACGGAGCCTTTGCAGACTTCCATAGCAATCGCCATACGTTCGTAACGAACCTGGCACTTTCGGCCACTAATCCAAAGATCGCTCAGTCGCTTGCCCGGCATTCCGATGTAAATCTGACAATGAACGTTTACAGCCACGTTCAAATGGAACAGAAGGCAGCGGCAGTTGGTCGGTTGGCTGCCCCACCGTCGCTAGAGGTGCGTTGCGAGTCCGATTCTCTTGCACTCAGGCTTGCACAAGATTCTGTCTCAGGCGGGCACGGTTCGCTGCATGAACACTGCGAAGCACGGCAGCTATCGCATCTGATCCGTTAG
- a CDS encoding bifunctional serine/threonine-protein kinase/formylglycine-generating enzyme family protein, with translation MTDNIRRCKVKHWCCCGRGKFSGHFKSIVIVNQPQAELSEETLRRFVLGLLDETESARVAEWLEKDPAVAARAAAIEPDSFLRKMADAGRGTHVSAMESTSVDRISSGSSRPSTAADPKHMSSDDSTIPNLHPELAALQQYRFVEQLGAGGMSLVYLAENLHMGRRKEALKILNESQTRQSGSRERFDQEIAVAAQLQHPNIVTAYSAMKLASLSVFAMQYVEGKDLDKFVRSKGAMRIDTACGVIRQVAAGLQYAMEMRTIHRDIKPANLMLTKVGAKHVVKILDFGLAKSQMEAETQVALTSTGMGMGTPQYMAPEQLRSAATVDIRADIYSLGCTLYFLLAGKPPFTGTQYEVYHAHQSQEAKWLNLVRTDVPAELAAVVAKMMAKEPSTRFQCPKDVGTALAPFLELKGPVPANIAGTEARVIAAASVPSVRLATQFESVSQVLPLTPRPVVSPQVQPLVQTHAQRPKPVSWKKIGGGVLVACVVFGFIAAVVMLSIRTPNGTIVFQQLPADAEVMVDGELVTVSWDGNRECATVAVQPGSHNVEVHRGGIKVEGTTVTVSSGENTQLVVRAEPPTPSPSVANTPSVSPPSKPIIAPVVPSPSSSPMRADAFTSRSTGMEFVRVRKGTFTMGSPDDEPERNTDETLHQVTLSQDFFLGKYEVTQDEYEKVMGFNPSHFKGKRLPVETVCWVDAAWFCNQLSDRDGRTPYYSITEVEKDEQSIKNATVTIQPGANGYRLPTEAEWEYACRAGETTPFSFGSNITQQQVNYDPYYGASTGTIRQQTIEVDALPGNRFGLHQMHGNVWEWCWDWYGNYSTESTVDPIGPDAGRGRVSRGGGWWFNAKTCRSASRSSGVPDSRSRDFCEGFRVAVNDSFTNSLGMKFVLIPAGTFIMGAPETEAGQNPFYDNQHHVTLTKDFYLATTEVTQSQWQSLMGTSPWTGLAYLKEGANYAATYVSWEDAVEFCKRLSAKENKAYRLPTEAEWEYACRAGTTTAYSFGDDGSQLSDYGWWGGLNGGGNAKLEPYAHEVGLKPANGYGLFDMHGNAWEWCSDYYGKYLNGNVTDPQGPYSGSDRVNRGGSWCRDVQSSRSGERWNNKPDYRDTDLGFRVAEGR, from the coding sequence TTGACCGATAATATCAGGCGATGCAAAGTTAAACACTGGTGTTGTTGCGGGCGTGGGAAGTTCTCTGGGCACTTTAAGTCGATTGTCATTGTGAACCAGCCGCAAGCCGAACTCTCCGAAGAAACGCTGCGGCGATTCGTATTGGGATTGTTGGACGAAACCGAATCGGCACGCGTGGCGGAATGGTTGGAAAAAGATCCCGCAGTGGCGGCTCGGGCGGCGGCTATCGAACCCGATTCGTTTCTACGTAAAATGGCGGACGCGGGGCGCGGCACGCACGTCTCTGCGATGGAGTCCACGTCGGTGGATCGGATTTCATCTGGTTCCAGCCGCCCATCCACCGCCGCAGATCCCAAACACATGTCCAGCGACGATAGCACGATCCCGAATCTCCATCCGGAATTGGCCGCACTGCAGCAGTATCGGTTCGTCGAGCAGCTTGGCGCAGGGGGAATGAGTCTCGTGTACCTGGCCGAAAACCTGCATATGGGTCGGCGTAAGGAAGCGCTGAAAATCCTCAATGAGTCCCAGACGAGGCAAAGTGGATCACGGGAACGATTTGATCAGGAAATTGCTGTCGCTGCACAATTGCAACACCCCAACATTGTCACTGCCTATTCAGCCATGAAACTGGCATCTCTTTCGGTCTTTGCCATGCAATATGTGGAGGGAAAAGACCTGGACAAATTTGTTCGGTCCAAGGGTGCGATGCGCATCGACACCGCCTGTGGCGTGATCCGTCAAGTCGCGGCGGGGTTGCAGTATGCAATGGAAATGAGAACGATCCATCGCGATATCAAGCCAGCGAACCTGATGCTGACGAAAGTCGGTGCGAAGCATGTGGTCAAAATCCTCGACTTCGGTTTAGCCAAATCGCAGATGGAAGCAGAGACGCAAGTTGCTTTAACATCGACGGGGATGGGAATGGGCACACCGCAGTACATGGCTCCAGAGCAATTGCGCAGTGCGGCGACAGTCGATATTCGCGCCGACATTTATTCGCTCGGTTGTACTCTATATTTTTTGCTGGCTGGTAAACCACCGTTTACCGGTACGCAATACGAAGTCTATCACGCGCACCAGTCGCAAGAGGCGAAATGGCTGAACCTTGTGCGAACCGATGTCCCTGCGGAACTAGCGGCCGTGGTGGCCAAGATGATGGCGAAGGAACCCTCAACACGATTCCAGTGTCCCAAAGACGTTGGCACCGCGCTAGCACCGTTCCTAGAACTCAAAGGTCCGGTACCTGCAAATATCGCGGGAACAGAGGCGAGAGTTATTGCTGCCGCCAGTGTTCCATCGGTACGGCTAGCCACGCAGTTTGAATCGGTGTCTCAAGTATTACCTTTGACACCACGGCCAGTCGTATCGCCGCAAGTGCAACCCTTAGTCCAGACTCACGCGCAACGTCCAAAGCCAGTTTCCTGGAAAAAGATCGGGGGTGGTGTCCTGGTCGCCTGTGTCGTGTTTGGTTTCATTGCCGCCGTGGTGATGCTCTCGATCCGCACGCCGAACGGCACGATTGTGTTCCAACAGTTGCCAGCGGATGCGGAAGTGATGGTCGATGGCGAATTGGTGACGGTCTCGTGGGATGGCAATCGAGAATGCGCCACGGTGGCTGTGCAGCCTGGTTCACACAATGTGGAGGTGCATCGTGGCGGGATCAAAGTTGAAGGAACCACGGTGACTGTTTCGTCAGGGGAAAACACACAACTTGTCGTGCGAGCGGAACCGCCAACACCTTCTCCGTCGGTTGCAAACACGCCGTCTGTATCACCACCTTCAAAGCCGATCATCGCGCCCGTCGTTCCATCACCCTCTTCAAGTCCGATGCGTGCTGACGCATTTACAAGTCGATCCACCGGGATGGAATTCGTGCGGGTCCGTAAAGGGACATTCACGATGGGATCGCCGGACGATGAACCCGAACGTAATACAGATGAAACGCTGCATCAAGTGACGTTGAGCCAAGACTTTTTCCTGGGCAAATATGAAGTGACGCAGGACGAGTACGAGAAGGTGATGGGTTTCAATCCCAGCCACTTCAAAGGAAAGCGACTGCCGGTCGAGACGGTCTGTTGGGTTGACGCGGCTTGGTTTTGCAATCAGTTGAGTGATCGCGACGGTCGCACCCCGTACTACTCGATTACGGAGGTGGAGAAGGACGAACAAAGCATCAAAAACGCGACGGTAACGATCCAACCGGGAGCAAACGGTTATCGTTTGCCAACGGAGGCGGAATGGGAGTACGCCTGCCGCGCTGGGGAGACGACTCCGTTCAGTTTTGGTTCGAACATTACACAGCAGCAGGTAAACTACGATCCGTACTATGGTGCGAGCACTGGAACGATTCGGCAACAGACAATTGAGGTCGATGCGCTTCCCGGCAATCGATTTGGATTGCACCAAATGCACGGCAATGTTTGGGAGTGGTGTTGGGATTGGTATGGAAATTATTCGACTGAAAGTACTGTGGATCCGATTGGTCCTGACGCCGGCCGTGGCCGCGTGAGCCGCGGCGGGGGCTGGTGGTTTAACGCCAAGACCTGCCGGTCGGCGAGCCGTTCCAGCGGTGTGCCCGACAGCCGGAGCCGGGACTTCTGTGAGGGCTTCCGCGTTGCCGTGAATGACAGCTTCACCAACAGCCTAGGTATGAAGTTTGTTTTGATACCAGCCGGGACGTTCATCATGGGTGCGCCAGAAACCGAAGCAGGTCAAAATCCCTTCTATGATAACCAACATCATGTGACACTGACCAAAGATTTTTATCTTGCGACTACGGAGGTTACGCAATCGCAATGGCAGTCATTGATGGGAACGTCGCCGTGGACCGGACTAGCCTATTTAAAGGAAGGTGCGAACTATGCGGCGACGTATGTGAGTTGGGAAGACGCGGTGGAGTTCTGCAAACGGTTGAGTGCCAAAGAGAACAAGGCATATCGATTGCCGACCGAGGCGGAATGGGAGTATGCGTGCCGAGCAGGGACGACGACGGCATACAGTTTTGGTGACGACGGGTCGCAATTGAGTGACTACGGCTGGTGGGGTGGACTTAATGGCGGAGGAAACGCAAAGTTGGAGCCATACGCACATGAAGTTGGGCTGAAACCCGCAAACGGTTATGGGCTTTTTGATATGCATGGCAATGCCTGGGAGTGGTGTTCGGACTATTATGGAAAGTACTTAAATGGAAACGTGACGGATCCTCAGGGACCATATTCAGGCTCGGACCGCGTGAACCGCGGCGGGAGCTGGTGCCGCGACGTCCAGTCCTCCCGGTCGGGGGAACGTTGGAATAATAAGCCGGACTACCGGGATACGGACCTGGGCTTCCGCGTTGCCGAAGGTCGGTAA
- a CDS encoding sigma-70 family RNA polymerase sigma factor, translating into MLTLYRPLIQKLVATYPDLKDQADDIAQDVSLVLMRELPVFQRQRKGSFRAWLRIVIVNRLRTAVREHRRGPQALGQASDIGQRIEEFADPNSVAASQWDLEHDRLVMLHILEIISHEFEAKTWLAFQRYALNNEPLAKVAVDLALSPNAIMLAKSRILRRARLEARGIIDEFT; encoded by the coding sequence TTGCTGACGTTGTACCGTCCGTTGATTCAAAAGCTCGTTGCCACTTATCCTGATCTGAAAGATCAAGCCGACGACATCGCGCAGGATGTCTCGCTGGTGTTAATGCGCGAACTACCCGTGTTTCAGCGTCAACGCAAAGGTTCGTTTCGCGCGTGGCTGCGCATTGTGATCGTCAACCGTTTGCGCACGGCTGTACGCGAACACAGGCGTGGTCCGCAAGCATTAGGTCAAGCGTCTGACATCGGACAACGAATCGAAGAGTTCGCCGATCCGAACAGCGTTGCGGCAAGCCAATGGGATCTCGAACACGATCGACTCGTGATGCTGCATATCCTGGAGATTATCAGCCATGAGTTTGAAGCGAAGACATGGCTAGCGTTTCAGCGGTATGCCTTGAACAACGAGCCGTTAGCGAAGGTAGCGGTCGATCTAGCACTTTCCCCCAATGCGATCATGTTGGCCAAATCTCGCATCCTCCGGCGCGCCCGTCTCGAAGCGCGTGGCATCATCGACGAATTCACATAG